In Thermomonas paludicola, the following are encoded in one genomic region:
- the pbpC gene encoding penicillin-binding protein 1C, producing the protein MNRDLPGLTGPCKRLLPWLRWGTVALLLALLVLDCAFPLPLPKARDSATVVTARDGSPLRAFADARGVWRYPATVDSVSPLYLQALLGYEDRWFWRHPGINPVALLRAAGQMAGSRHIVSGGSTLTMQVARIIDPGLHGARTRSPLGKLRQLLRALQLEVHLSKREILTLYLERAPFGGTIEGVEAASWAYLGKPASRLSHAEAALLAVLPQSPSRLRPDREPAAAQLARDKLLARMAALGVWTPVQVADARIEPVVSRRLRNPMTAALLARRLHAAQPKAARIVTTLDASLQRALEERVTSYFSSLPPRTSAALLVVDNASLEVRAYVGSVAFADKARLGHVDMVQAWRSPGSTLKPFLYGMALDDGLIHSESLLVDAPQSFAGGYRPGNFDTAFSGPVGAAEALRQSLNVPAVDVLERVGAARFAARLQHAGLALKFPRGAAPNLSMILGGTGARLEDLVGTFAALQRGGIAGHVRFTPDAPRIERRLLSPGAAWIVREILAGNARPGESAELFDTGRRPQVAWKTGTSYGYRDAWAIGATPRYSVGVWVGRPDGTPLPGQYGAVTALPLLLEVIDSLPRVPGDAVRIPMPASVAETAICWPLGIAAEAQPLTLCKKRMKAWTLDGVVPPTFPEREARLWGAGVERFEVDAISGLRLSADCTAAHVAQPRRIARWPALLSPWLPNAWREAASLPALAPDCADDGRTALETLHISGVNAGASLLRPPGQAGGVKLALRAVGARGRVQWLLDGRWIGESAGAQPLQREFSEPGRHDLTALADSGAWDSLRFAILD; encoded by the coding sequence GTGAATCGCGATCTCCCGGGGCTGACGGGGCCATGCAAACGCCTGTTGCCGTGGCTGCGGTGGGGAACGGTCGCACTGCTGTTGGCGTTGCTGGTTCTCGACTGCGCCTTTCCCCTGCCGCTGCCGAAGGCACGCGATTCAGCCACCGTGGTGACCGCTCGCGACGGCAGCCCGCTGCGGGCATTCGCCGATGCGCGCGGCGTGTGGCGCTATCCGGCCACGGTGGACTCGGTTTCGCCGCTGTATTTGCAGGCCTTGCTGGGTTACGAAGATCGCTGGTTCTGGCGTCATCCCGGCATCAATCCGGTGGCGTTGCTGCGTGCGGCAGGGCAGATGGCGGGCAGCCGCCACATCGTCTCGGGTGGCTCCACCCTGACCATGCAAGTGGCGCGAATCATCGACCCCGGCTTGCACGGCGCACGCACGCGCAGCCCGCTGGGCAAGCTGCGGCAGCTGCTGCGCGCGCTGCAGCTGGAAGTGCACCTGTCCAAGCGCGAGATTCTGACCCTGTATCTTGAGCGCGCGCCCTTCGGCGGCACCATCGAAGGCGTGGAAGCCGCCAGCTGGGCCTATTTGGGCAAGCCGGCGTCGCGCCTGTCGCATGCGGAGGCGGCGCTGCTGGCGGTGCTTCCGCAATCGCCAAGCCGGCTGCGCCCGGACCGCGAGCCTGCGGCGGCGCAGCTTGCGCGCGACAAATTGCTGGCACGGATGGCTGCACTCGGCGTGTGGACACCTGTGCAGGTGGCGGATGCGCGCATCGAACCCGTGGTGTCGCGCCGGCTGCGCAACCCGATGACCGCCGCCTTGCTGGCGCGCCGGCTGCATGCCGCCCAGCCCAAGGCCGCGCGCATCGTCACCACGCTGGATGCCTCATTGCAGCGGGCGCTGGAGGAGCGCGTCACCAGTTATTTCTCCAGCCTGCCGCCGCGCACGTCGGCCGCGCTGCTGGTGGTGGACAACGCCAGCCTGGAGGTGCGTGCGTACGTGGGTTCGGTGGCATTTGCCGACAAGGCGCGGTTGGGCCACGTGGACATGGTGCAGGCGTGGCGCTCGCCCGGCTCCACCCTCAAGCCATTCCTGTACGGCATGGCCCTGGATGACGGCTTGATCCACTCGGAAAGCCTGTTGGTGGATGCGCCGCAGTCATTTGCGGGCGGTTACCGTCCCGGCAACTTCGATACCGCGTTCAGCGGACCTGTCGGCGCCGCCGAGGCGCTGCGCCAGTCACTCAACGTGCCGGCGGTGGATGTGCTGGAACGGGTGGGGGCCGCGCGCTTCGCCGCGCGACTGCAGCACGCGGGGCTGGCACTGAAATTCCCGCGTGGTGCGGCGCCCAATTTGTCGATGATCCTGGGCGGCACCGGCGCGCGATTGGAAGATCTGGTGGGCACGTTCGCCGCGCTGCAGCGGGGCGGGATCGCCGGGCATGTGCGCTTCACGCCGGACGCGCCGCGGATCGAGCGCAGGCTGCTGTCGCCGGGGGCGGCGTGGATCGTGCGCGAGATCCTGGCGGGCAATGCGCGCCCGGGTGAAAGCGCCGAGTTGTTCGACACCGGCCGCCGGCCGCAGGTGGCATGGAAAACCGGCACCAGCTACGGCTATCGCGATGCCTGGGCAATCGGCGCCACGCCGCGCTACAGCGTGGGCGTGTGGGTGGGGCGGCCTGACGGCACGCCATTGCCCGGCCAATATGGCGCAGTGACCGCGCTGCCGCTGCTGTTGGAGGTGATCGACAGCCTGCCGCGCGTGCCGGGTGACGCCGTTCGCATTCCGATGCCGGCCAGTGTCGCCGAAACCGCGATTTGCTGGCCGCTGGGCATCGCCGCCGAGGCGCAGCCATTGACGCTGTGCAAGAAGCGGATGAAGGCATGGACGCTGGACGGCGTGGTGCCGCCCACCTTCCCCGAGCGTGAAGCGCGGCTGTGGGGCGCGGGCGTGGAACGGTTCGAGGTGGATGCAATCAGCGGGTTGCGCCTGTCTGCGGACTGCACGGCCGCGCACGTGGCGCAGCCCCGCCGGATTGCCCGTTGGCCGGCGCTGTTGTCGCCGTGGCTGCCAAATGCGTGGCGAGAGGCGGCCAGCCTGCCTGCACTGGCGCCGGACTGCGCCGATGATGGCCGCACGGCGCTGGAGACGTTGCATATCTCGGGCGTCAACGCGGGAGCCAGCCTGCTGCGCCCGCCCGGGCAAGCCGGTGGGGTGAAGTTGGCCCTGCGCGCGGTGGGCGCGCGTGGCCGCGTGCAGTGGCTGCTGGATGGGCGCTGGATTGGCGAAAGCGCGGGCGCGCAGCCGCTGCAGCGCGAGTTTTCCGAACCGGGCCGGCACGACCTGACCGCGCTGGCCGACAGCGGCGCGTGGGACAGCCTGCGTTTCGCGATCCTCGACTAA
- a CDS encoding alpha-2-macroglobulin family protein: protein MDTAMTFARVSSLRTLLALSLVLLLAVGLPACKRNTDGQLPTAGGEAIHAQRETVKGFAVVRAWPDQRSEGLAVAVEFSRPLVGTQDFDKLLVIDAKGDGQSGWTLSDDGKTLRFPYVEADKHYTVKLSGELTAADGSKLGREVELKVYTGELDPAVGFASQGSVIPARESRGLPVVSVNVDEVDVEFLRVRDAALPQFFSEYQRGGSRSNWELDPSWYDPDDEDSRSPISKLAEPVYVNRFVLGGERNERVLNYLPIQSIAELQKPGLYFAVMKKTGTFKGEFDVAFFSVSDIGLHVRAYKDKLFVHTASLADGDGIAGVELKVLDARGEPVFKGQTDSNGNALLNYTLDAAHVLTALHGKDMSMLPFNQPALDLSEFAVDGREQAWFDVFAWAGRDLYRPGETVRVSALLRDFDGKPVAARNGKSQSLFVRLKQPDGKTFVESRIEPGAQGYFHFEKAIPVEAPTGRWQVEFRTDPASQEAVQGMSLRIEEFLPERMKLDLDSAAPILRRGQPFALHAKGAYLYGAPASGNRFTAKLAVKVDQHPLEQLKGWFFGDPTVALPKDAKDVVDATLDARGELREDIALPDEVKGDTPVQAIVSGSLFETGGRSINRSVARTLWPADALVGVRPLFDDTDGANANGNAGFELMRFGRNGQPIPAKGLKVALVRELRDYHWTHDSSSGWSYDFTRRYKTVETRTVDAGATAARIDMPVEWGDYRLEVFDPATRLTMRYPFHAGWGWGDENRGLDARPDKVKLALDKAGYRTGDKLKVTLTPPHAGKGLVMVESDRMLFLQSVDVKAGTVVEIPVTAEWERHDVYITALVFRGGSAASKITPARAVGEVFVPMDRQARRVAVGLSVKKQVRPELPLQVTVSAPQLAGKQAFATVSAVDVGILNITGFPVPDANAHFFAQRRLGVDAYDIYGRVIESFEGGLAKLRFGGDMALAALPQARRPTARVQTVDLFSGPVQLDAKGIARIALNVPDFNGTLRVSALVYSDAQYGNRDAEVVVRAPIVAEASMPRAMAPGDRGTVTLDITNYTGKAGEFKLQVSGIGPASIGDGGRSLKLGSEAKTTVSFPLAAQEGFGVAQVRVRVDGNGAKVDRKYDLPVRPAWPSVLRSRSEVLAAGEAVRMDATLADGLMPGSVRARMLVSALPPLPFGAALKGALDYPYGCAEQTTSKGYAALELDADTAQRFGVQGLDAGKRRARMEGAFGRLASMQVGSGHFSMWGDDDNVDPLLTPYIVEFLLDARQAGFAVPDAMLQNALQRLNEDLLAGGSEFYGRDHRQYLKFAYQAYAGYVLARVNRAPLGTLRALYDNDRKQALKGLPLVQLGLALAMQGDKARGEKAIAAGFAFTGDRQGWLGDYGTPLRDKALMIAMTHERGYAKPAYDAQVIELGRELDARRRASPWFWLSTQEQIALARLGKVLLVSQKKQVAGTLSVAGKEEAIAAARSFAREVDYADLARGLRFLPRGEPPFYASLDVAGVPRRAPAPDQRVIKVERTLYGVDGKPWTPRPLKEGEALIVRVAITADRNMPDALLTDLLPAGLEIENFNLGDARQWADVVVDGINIDERSDAASVLHEEFREDRYVAALKLDAGDTAHVFYLVRAVTPGVYTVPPPLVEDMYRPDLRGVGRAVPASITVVQP, encoded by the coding sequence ATGGATACCGCCATGACGTTTGCTCGCGTTTCTTCGCTGCGCACCCTGCTTGCGCTGAGTCTGGTCCTGTTGCTGGCCGTCGGGCTTCCCGCCTGCAAGCGCAATACGGATGGGCAGTTGCCAACGGCAGGCGGCGAAGCGATTCACGCCCAGCGCGAGACCGTGAAGGGCTTCGCCGTGGTGCGCGCCTGGCCCGACCAGCGCTCGGAAGGGCTGGCGGTCGCGGTCGAATTCTCGCGCCCTTTGGTGGGCACGCAGGATTTCGACAAACTGCTGGTCATCGACGCCAAGGGCGACGGGCAGAGCGGGTGGACGCTGTCGGATGACGGCAAGACCCTGCGCTTTCCCTATGTGGAAGCCGACAAGCATTACACCGTCAAGCTCTCCGGTGAGTTGACCGCCGCCGACGGCAGCAAGCTGGGCCGCGAGGTCGAATTGAAGGTGTACACCGGCGAGCTGGACCCGGCCGTGGGGTTTGCATCGCAAGGCAGCGTGATTCCGGCAAGGGAATCGCGCGGATTGCCGGTGGTGTCGGTGAACGTGGATGAGGTGGATGTCGAGTTCCTGCGCGTGCGCGACGCCGCGCTGCCGCAGTTCTTTTCCGAATACCAGCGGGGCGGCAGCCGCAGCAACTGGGAGCTCGACCCGTCCTGGTACGACCCGGACGACGAGGACAGCAGGTCGCCGATTTCAAAACTGGCAGAACCGGTGTACGTGAACCGCTTCGTATTGGGCGGCGAACGCAATGAGCGCGTGTTGAACTACCTGCCGATCCAGAGCATCGCCGAGCTGCAGAAGCCGGGGCTGTATTTCGCGGTGATGAAGAAGACCGGCACCTTCAAGGGTGAGTTCGATGTCGCCTTCTTCAGCGTCAGCGACATCGGCCTGCACGTGCGCGCCTACAAGGACAAGCTCTTTGTCCACACGGCATCGCTGGCCGACGGCGACGGCATCGCTGGCGTGGAATTGAAGGTGCTGGACGCGCGCGGCGAGCCGGTGTTCAAGGGCCAGACCGACAGCAACGGCAACGCGCTGCTCAATTACACCCTGGACGCGGCACATGTGCTGACGGCGCTGCACGGCAAGGACATGTCGATGTTGCCGTTCAACCAGCCGGCGCTGGATCTGTCCGAATTTGCCGTGGATGGACGCGAACAGGCCTGGTTCGATGTGTTCGCCTGGGCCGGGCGTGACCTCTACCGTCCCGGTGAAACCGTGCGGGTGTCCGCACTGCTGCGCGATTTTGATGGCAAGCCGGTGGCGGCAAGGAACGGCAAGAGCCAGTCGTTGTTCGTGCGGCTGAAGCAGCCGGACGGCAAGACGTTCGTGGAGTCGCGCATCGAGCCCGGCGCGCAGGGTTACTTCCACTTCGAAAAAGCCATTCCCGTCGAAGCGCCCACCGGGCGCTGGCAGGTGGAGTTCCGTACCGATCCGGCCAGCCAGGAAGCGGTGCAGGGCATGAGCCTGCGCATCGAGGAATTCCTGCCCGAGCGCATGAAGCTGGACCTGGACAGCGCGGCGCCGATCCTGCGTCGCGGCCAGCCGTTCGCGCTGCATGCCAAGGGCGCCTACCTGTACGGCGCGCCGGCATCCGGCAATCGCTTCACCGCGAAGCTGGCGGTGAAAGTGGACCAGCACCCGCTGGAACAGCTGAAAGGCTGGTTCTTCGGCGACCCCACCGTGGCGCTGCCGAAGGACGCGAAGGATGTGGTGGATGCCACCCTGGATGCACGTGGCGAGCTTCGGGAAGACATCGCGCTGCCCGACGAGGTGAAAGGCGACACGCCCGTGCAGGCCATCGTGTCCGGCAGTCTGTTCGAAACGGGCGGGCGCAGCATCAACCGCAGCGTTGCCCGCACCCTGTGGCCGGCCGATGCGCTGGTGGGCGTGCGTCCGCTGTTCGACGATACCGACGGCGCCAATGCCAATGGCAATGCGGGCTTCGAGCTGATGCGCTTTGGCCGCAACGGTCAGCCCATCCCGGCAAAAGGATTGAAGGTTGCGCTGGTGCGCGAACTGCGCGACTACCACTGGACCCACGACAGCAGCAGCGGCTGGAGCTACGATTTCACCCGGCGCTACAAGACCGTGGAGACGCGCACGGTCGATGCGGGCGCCACTGCGGCGCGCATCGACATGCCGGTGGAATGGGGCGACTACCGGCTGGAAGTGTTCGACCCCGCCACGCGCCTGACCATGCGCTATCCGTTCCACGCGGGCTGGGGCTGGGGCGACGAGAATCGCGGGTTGGATGCACGTCCCGACAAGGTCAAGCTGGCGCTGGACAAAGCCGGTTACCGCACCGGCGACAAGCTGAAAGTCACGCTGACCCCACCGCACGCTGGCAAGGGACTGGTGATGGTGGAAAGCGACCGCATGCTGTTCCTGCAGTCGGTCGATGTGAAGGCCGGCACGGTGGTTGAAATTCCGGTGACGGCGGAGTGGGAACGCCACGACGTGTACATCACCGCGCTGGTATTCCGCGGCGGCAGTGCGGCCAGCAAGATCACCCCGGCGCGGGCGGTGGGCGAGGTGTTCGTGCCGATGGATCGCCAGGCGCGTCGCGTGGCGGTGGGGCTTTCGGTGAAGAAGCAGGTTCGCCCGGAGCTGCCGCTGCAGGTCACGGTCAGTGCGCCACAGCTGGCGGGCAAGCAGGCCTTTGCCACGGTCTCGGCCGTGGATGTGGGCATCCTCAACATCACCGGCTTCCCGGTGCCGGATGCCAATGCGCACTTCTTCGCGCAGCGCCGGCTTGGGGTGGACGCCTATGACATTTATGGCCGCGTGATCGAGAGTTTCGAAGGAGGCTTGGCGAAACTGCGGTTTGGCGGCGACATGGCGCTGGCCGCGTTGCCGCAGGCGCGCCGGCCGACCGCGCGGGTGCAAACGGTGGATCTGTTCTCCGGGCCGGTCCAGCTGGATGCCAAGGGCATTGCGCGGATCGCGCTGAACGTGCCGGATTTCAACGGCACGCTGCGGGTGTCGGCGCTGGTGTATTCGGATGCGCAATACGGCAATCGCGATGCCGAGGTGGTGGTGCGCGCGCCCATCGTGGCCGAAGCCAGCATGCCGCGGGCGATGGCGCCGGGCGACCGCGGCACGGTGACCTTGGACATCACCAACTACACCGGCAAGGCGGGTGAATTCAAACTGCAGGTGAGCGGCATCGGGCCAGCCTCGATTGGCGATGGCGGGCGCTCGCTCAAGCTGGGGTCCGAGGCCAAGACGACCGTCAGTTTTCCGCTGGCCGCACAGGAAGGATTCGGCGTGGCGCAGGTGCGGGTGCGCGTCGATGGCAATGGCGCCAAGGTGGATCGGAAATACGATTTGCCGGTGCGGCCGGCATGGCCGTCGGTGCTGCGCTCGCGCAGCGAAGTCCTGGCGGCAGGTGAGGCCGTCCGCATGGACGCAACCCTGGCCGATGGCTTGATGCCCGGCTCGGTGCGTGCGCGCATGCTGGTCAGTGCGTTGCCGCCGCTGCCGTTCGGCGCTGCGCTGAAGGGCGCGCTGGACTATCCCTATGGCTGCGCCGAGCAGACCACCAGCAAGGGCTACGCCGCACTGGAACTGGACGCGGACACCGCGCAGCGCTTCGGCGTGCAAGGCTTGGATGCCGGCAAGCGCCGTGCGCGCATGGAAGGTGCATTTGGACGGCTGGCATCGATGCAGGTCGGCAGCGGCCATTTTTCGATGTGGGGGGATGACGACAATGTCGATCCGCTGCTGACCCCGTACATCGTCGAGTTCCTGCTGGACGCACGCCAGGCCGGCTTTGCCGTTCCGGACGCGATGCTGCAGAATGCGCTGCAACGCCTCAACGAGGACCTGCTGGCGGGTGGCAGCGAGTTCTACGGCCGCGACCATCGCCAGTACCTGAAATTCGCCTATCAGGCCTATGCCGGCTATGTGCTGGCGCGGGTCAACCGCGCGCCGCTGGGAACCCTGCGAGCGCTGTACGACAACGACCGCAAGCAAGCGCTGAAGGGGCTCCCGCTGGTGCAGCTGGGCCTGGCGTTGGCGATGCAGGGCGACAAGGCGCGTGGCGAGAAAGCCATCGCCGCAGGCTTTGCATTCACTGGCGATCGCCAGGGGTGGCTGGGCGACTACGGCACGCCGCTGCGCGACAAGGCGTTGATGATCGCGATGACCCATGAGCGCGGCTATGCCAAGCCGGCGTATGACGCGCAGGTGATCGAGCTGGGCCGCGAGCTGGATGCGCGGCGCCGTGCTTCGCCGTGGTTCTGGCTGAGCACCCAGGAGCAGATCGCGCTGGCGCGGCTGGGCAAGGTGCTGCTGGTGAGTCAGAAGAAGCAGGTCGCCGGCACGCTTTCCGTGGCTGGCAAAGAGGAAGCGATTGCAGCGGCCCGCAGCTTTGCCCGCGAGGTCGATTACGCCGATCTGGCCAGGGGGCTGCGCTTCCTGCCACGGGGCGAACCGCCGTTTTACGCCAGCCTGGACGTGGCCGGCGTACCGCGTCGCGCACCGGCCCCGGATCAACGCGTGATCAAGGTCGAGCGTACCCTGTACGGAGTCGACGGCAAGCCGTGGACGCCGCGCCCGCTGAAGGAGGGCGAAGCGCTGATCGTGCGGGTGGCGATCACTGCCGACCGCAACATGCCTGACGCCCTGCTGACCGATCTGTTGCCGGCGGGCCTGGAAATCGAGAACTTCAATCTTGGCGATGCCAGGCAGTGGGCCGATGTGGTGGTGGATGGGATCAACATCGATGAGCGTTCGGATGCGGCCAGCGTTCTCCACGAAGAGTTCCGCGAAGACCGGTACGTGGCCGCGCTCAAGCTGGACGCCGGCGACACCGCGCACGTGTTCTACCTGGTGCGCGCAGTGACGCCGGGGGTTTACACCGTGCCGCCGCCGCTGGTGGAGGACATGTATCGGCCGGACCTGCGTGGCGTGGGTCGCGCGGTGCCAGCCAGCATCACGGTGGTGCAGCCGTGA
- a CDS encoding HDOD domain-containing protein → MGALGWMLAAGVPALSVVAALALKRRAGRSSQAPASTASGAAPLPPQVGPALQVDNAVAVIADGRELLFRLHALPFAGTAAGAEPSTAEMARHADVANACANLLERSEFHARHMPRRPQLLPKLMRAINDPEASLERITGVIAEDPVLSANLLRIANSPYYRTQKEPVESLMRAASLLGLDGLRPVVAAALVQPVMQTGDSAFGQLPVLIWEHTRLAADFASGLVRGAHRKDDAFSAQLLGLLHGLGAILVAQALRDSYALHPQLRPDPRTVARVLDAYSAPVARSIAASWEMSERIGAALDAQQLDAMPADALGRALCAGRVAAALAMLYRQGAMERDDCLLQLSAWAGAHAVQDALVASWSRLNP, encoded by the coding sequence ATGGGCGCGTTGGGATGGATGCTTGCGGCCGGCGTGCCTGCCCTGTCGGTCGTGGCGGCGCTGGCGCTGAAGCGGCGCGCTGGGCGCAGTTCGCAGGCGCCCGCTTCAACAGCAAGCGGTGCAGCGCCATTGCCGCCGCAGGTTGGGCCGGCGCTGCAAGTCGACAATGCCGTCGCGGTCATTGCGGATGGCCGCGAACTGCTTTTCCGTCTGCATGCCCTGCCGTTCGCCGGGACGGCGGCAGGCGCCGAGCCTTCCACGGCAGAGATGGCCCGGCATGCGGACGTTGCCAATGCATGCGCCAATTTGCTGGAGCGATCGGAGTTCCACGCCCGGCACATGCCGCGGCGGCCGCAGTTGTTGCCGAAGCTGATGCGCGCGATCAACGATCCGGAGGCGTCGCTGGAGCGCATCACCGGCGTCATCGCGGAAGACCCGGTGCTGTCTGCCAATCTGCTGAGAATCGCCAATAGCCCCTATTACCGGACCCAGAAGGAACCCGTGGAAAGCCTGATGCGGGCGGCGTCGTTGCTGGGCCTGGACGGGCTGCGCCCGGTTGTTGCGGCAGCACTGGTGCAGCCGGTCATGCAGACCGGGGACTCGGCATTCGGGCAACTTCCCGTGTTGATCTGGGAGCACACGCGCCTGGCGGCGGACTTTGCATCGGGGCTGGTCCGGGGCGCGCATCGCAAGGACGATGCATTCTCCGCGCAGCTGCTGGGGCTGCTGCACGGCCTGGGCGCCATCCTGGTCGCGCAGGCGCTGCGTGACAGCTACGCCCTGCATCCGCAACTGCGGCCCGACCCCCGCACGGTTGCCCGCGTGCTGGACGCGTACTCTGCGCCGGTGGCGCGCAGCATCGCGGCGTCGTGGGAGATGTCCGAACGCATCGGCGCCGCGCTGGACGCGCAGCAGCTGGACGCGATGCCCGCTGATGCCCTGGGGCGTGCGCTTTGCGCCGGGCGCGTGGCGGCGGCGCTGGCGATGTTGTACCGCCAGGGGGCGATGGAACGCGATGACTGCCTGCTGCAGTTGTCGGCGTGGGCAGGCGCGCATGCGGTCCAGGACGCGCTGGTCGCGTCCTGGTCACGGCTGAATCCCTGA
- the gyrA gene encoding DNA gyrase subunit A — protein sequence MADLAKEIIPVKLEDEMRRSYLDYAMSVIVGRALPDVRDGLKPVHRRVLFAMTELGAHSNKPYYKSARIVGDVIGKYHPHGDSAVYDTLVRMAQPFSLRYMLVDGQGNFGSIDGDSPAAMRYTEARMSRLSHELMADIEKETVDFQPNYDEKELEPTVMPTRVPNLLINGSAGIAVGMATNIPPHNLGEVVDATIALINDPDIDIDGLMEYIPGPDFPTAGIINGVGGIHLAYRTGKGRVRMRAKADIEVADNGRESIIVTEIPYQVNKARLIEKIAELVKEKKLEGISELRDESDKDGMRIYIEIKRGESADVVLNNLYSQTQMESVFGINMVALVDGRPQLLNLKQILQAFVRHRREVVTRRTIFELRKARSRAHILEGLTVALANIDAMIELIKTSENPQVAKERMLARCWQPGLVGALLAATGAEASRPEDLPAGVGLLADGYQLTETQAQQILEMRLHRLTGLEQEKLTEEYRQLLEEIAGLIRILEHPDVLLDVIRTELHDVKAAFNDERRSEIRASEEDLDILDLIAPEDVVVTLSHAGYAKRQPATAYRAQRRGGKGRNAASTKDEDFIDQLWLVNTHDTLLTFTSHGRVFWLPVYQIPEAGPNARGRPIVNWIPLEQGEKVQAVQPVREYEDGKFVFFATRNGTVKKTPLTEYAFRLARGKIAINLAEGDALVNAELSDGTRDILLFASNGKAVRFAGDSVRPMGRTATGVRGMKLADGEHVVSLIVQDGDGDILTASERGFGKRTPVDDFPKKGRGTQGVIALKTSERNGALVGAIQLTESHDVLLISDGGTLVRTRAAEIAQVGRNTQGVTLMRLAADEKLQAIERLDASLDDAEGEGTGGAD from the coding sequence ATGGCCGATCTCGCCAAGGAAATCATCCCCGTCAAGCTGGAAGACGAGATGCGTCGCAGCTACCTTGATTACGCGATGAGCGTGATCGTGGGTCGCGCGCTTCCCGACGTGCGGGATGGCCTGAAACCCGTCCATCGGCGCGTGCTGTTCGCGATGACCGAACTGGGCGCGCACAGCAACAAGCCGTATTACAAGTCGGCGCGCATCGTGGGTGACGTGATCGGCAAATACCATCCGCACGGCGACAGCGCGGTGTACGACACGTTGGTGCGCATGGCGCAGCCGTTCTCGCTGCGCTACATGCTGGTGGATGGGCAGGGCAACTTCGGCTCGATCGACGGCGACAGTCCGGCGGCGATGCGCTACACCGAGGCGCGGATGTCGCGGCTCAGCCACGAGCTGATGGCCGACATCGAAAAGGAAACCGTCGATTTCCAGCCCAACTACGACGAGAAGGAGCTGGAGCCCACGGTCATGCCGACCCGGGTGCCCAACCTCCTGATCAACGGCTCGGCCGGCATTGCCGTGGGCATGGCCACCAACATCCCGCCGCACAACCTGGGCGAGGTGGTGGATGCCACCATCGCCCTGATCAATGATCCGGACATCGACATCGATGGGTTGATGGAATACATCCCCGGGCCGGATTTCCCCACTGCCGGCATCATCAACGGCGTGGGCGGCATCCATCTGGCCTACCGCACCGGCAAGGGCCGCGTGCGGATGCGCGCCAAGGCCGACATCGAAGTGGCCGACAATGGCCGCGAGTCGATCATCGTCACCGAGATCCCGTACCAGGTGAACAAGGCGCGGCTGATCGAGAAGATCGCCGAGCTGGTCAAGGAAAAGAAGCTCGAAGGCATCAGCGAGCTGCGCGACGAGTCCGACAAGGACGGCATGCGCATCTACATCGAGATCAAGCGCGGCGAATCCGCCGACGTGGTGCTGAACAATCTTTACTCGCAGACCCAGATGGAGTCGGTGTTCGGCATCAACATGGTGGCGCTGGTCGATGGCCGCCCGCAGCTGCTGAACCTCAAGCAGATCCTGCAGGCGTTCGTCCGCCATCGGCGCGAGGTGGTGACCCGGCGCACCATCTTCGAACTGCGCAAGGCGCGCAGCCGCGCGCACATCCTCGAAGGCCTCACCGTTGCGTTGGCCAACATCGACGCGATGATCGAGCTGATCAAGACCTCGGAAAATCCGCAGGTCGCCAAGGAACGCATGCTGGCGCGCTGCTGGCAGCCCGGCCTGGTCGGCGCGCTGCTGGCGGCCACCGGTGCCGAGGCATCACGCCCGGAAGACCTGCCGGCAGGCGTCGGCCTGCTGGCCGATGGCTACCAGCTGACCGAAACGCAGGCCCAGCAGATCCTGGAAATGCGCCTGCATCGCCTGACCGGGCTGGAGCAGGAGAAGCTGACCGAGGAATATCGCCAGCTGCTGGAGGAAATCGCGGGCCTGATCCGCATCCTCGAACACCCGGATGTCCTGTTGGACGTGATCCGCACGGAGTTGCACGACGTCAAGGCCGCGTTCAACGACGAGCGCCGCAGCGAGATCCGCGCCTCCGAGGAAGACCTGGACATCCTCGACCTGATCGCACCGGAAGACGTGGTGGTGACGCTGTCGCACGCCGGCTATGCCAAGCGCCAGCCGGCCACCGCCTACCGTGCGCAGCGCCGCGGCGGCAAGGGGCGCAACGCGGCTTCCACCAAGGACGAGGATTTCATCGACCAGCTGTGGCTGGTCAATACGCACGACACGTTGCTGACCTTCACCAGTCATGGCCGCGTGTTCTGGCTGCCGGTATACCAGATTCCGGAGGCCGGGCCGAATGCGCGCGGCCGCCCCATCGTCAACTGGATTCCGCTGGAGCAGGGCGAGAAGGTACAGGCGGTGCAGCCGGTGCGCGAGTATGAAGACGGCAAGTTCGTGTTCTTTGCCACCCGCAATGGCACGGTGAAGAAGACCCCGCTGACCGAATATGCATTCCGCCTGGCGCGCGGCAAGATCGCGATCAACCTGGCCGAGGGCGATGCGTTGGTCAATGCGGAGTTGTCCGATGGCACCCGCGACATCCTGCTGTTCGCCAGCAATGGCAAGGCCGTTCGCTTTGCCGGCGACAGCGTGCGCCCGATGGGTCGCACCGCCACCGGCGTGCGTGGCATGAAGCTGGCGGATGGCGAGCATGTGGTCAGCCTGATCGTGCAGGACGGCGACGGCGACATCCTGACCGCCAGCGAACGCGGCTTCGGCAAGCGCACCCCGGTGGACGACTTCCCGAAGAAGGGGCGCGGCACCCAGGGCGTGATCGCGCTGAAGACCAGCGAACGCAACGGCGCATTGGTGGGCGCGATCCAGTTGACCGAAAGCCACGACGTATTGCTGATTTCCGATGGCGGCACCTTGGTGCGCACCCGCGCCGCCGAGATCGCCCAGGTCGGCCGCAATACCCAGGGCGTGACCCTGATGCGGCTGGCGGCCGATGAGAAGTTGCAGGCGATCGAGCGCCTGGACGCGTCGCTGGACGATGCGGAAGGCGAGGGCACTGGCGGCGCCGACTAG